A stretch of DNA from Lawsonibacter asaccharolyticus:
GGCCTCGAAGGTGTACATGGACGCGTTGAAGGACAGCGGTATCCAGATCCTGTGGAACAGCCGGGCAGTGGGGCTCCTGCGGGATAAGCGGGTGAGCGGCCTGGTACTGGAGGATGTGAGGACCGGGGCACGGCGGGAGCTGGCCTGTGAGGGCATCTTTGTGGCCATTGGCCGGGTCCCGGATACAGAGCTCTTCCGGGGGCAGGTGGAACTGGACGAGCAGGGGTATATCAAGGCTGACGAGACGACCCGCACCGGGCTGCCGGGGGTCTTCGCCGTGGGGGATGTGCGGACCAAGCCCCTGCGGCAGATCGTGACCGCCACGGCGGACGGGGCGACGGCCTCCCATTTTATCGAACAATACCTCATGGAAGAAAACAGATAAAAAGCAGGCAGGAGCCCCCACGGTTTTCCGTGGGGGCTCCTGCCCTTATCCTTTCCCAATAGGAGGGGGTGTCACATAGAGGACAGCAGCCCCTCCAGCTCCTCCTTTGAGAAGTGGTAGACCTTGTCGCAGAACTGACAGGACAAGTCGGCCTGTCCCTGCTCCGCGATGAGGGAGGAGAGCTCCTCACGTCCCATGCTGATCAGCGCTCGGGACACCCGCTCCCGGCTGCAGCTGCACCGGTACTCCACCGGGTGGGTCTCCAGGACCTCCAGCTGAAAGTCAGAGAGCACCTCTTCCAGCAGGCCCTGGGCGTCCAGCCCGCGGGAGAGGGCGTGGCTCACAGAGCCCACCCGGCGAACGCCGGCCTCGATCTTGTCGATCAGGCCCTCCTCTGCGCCGGGCAGCAGCTGGATCAGATAGCCGCCGGCGGCCAGGACGCTCTGGTCCCGGTCCACCAGAACTCCCAGGGCGCAGGCGGTGGGGATCTGCTCGCTTTCCACAAAGTACATGGCGATGTCGTCGGCGATCTCCCCGGAGAACAGGCCGATAGAGCCGATATAGGGTTCCTTCAGTCCCAGGTCCTTGATGACGGTGAGACTGCCGTCGGTGCCCACGGCGGCCCCCACATCCAGCTTACCGGGGACCTTCTCCATCAGCTCTACATGGGGATCCTGCACATAGCCCCGCACGTTCCCGCCGCAGTCGGAGACAGCCAGAATGGTGCCCAGGGGCCCGCCGCCCTTGATCTGGAGGGTGAGGGCGCCGTTGTCCTCTTTCAGCATATCCCCCATCATGGAGGCGGCCAGCAGGGTGCGGCCCAGGGCGGCGGTGGCCACGGGGAGCAGGGTGTGGATGGTGCGGGCACGCTCCACCAGGTCCCGGCCGGTGATGGCGACAGCTTTGACCGAGCCGTCGGCGGTGATGGCGCGGATGATATGGTCGGACATGATCAGACTTCCTTTCGTGCGGTGAAGAAGATGCGGTCCTCCCCAGGCTTGGGGGGACGGTGCTTCAGATTTCCATATTGCTTGATCTGGGTGAACCCGGCGTCGCGGAGATAGCTGGTCAGCTCCTCCGGCGTGTAGGCCCGCTCCTCGTGGAGCTCCTCTCCCCGCTCCCACAGGCCGCTCTCCTCCTCCAGGCGGAAGATATCCATGAAGTAGGAGCAGACCCGGCGGCGGCGGGAATACTCTGCCCGCCAGACGCAGTAGGCGTCCTCCGTCTCGTCCAGAAAGACCTGGCCATCCAGGCCCTCCAGCTTGGCGGGGGTGTTGACGTCAAAGAGGAACAGCCCGCCGGGCATGAGGAACAGGTGGACCCGCTGAAAGGCCCTCCGCAGCTTTTTGGGGTCGGTGACATAGTTGATGCTGTCCAGACAGCACACGCAGGCGTCGATGGTGCCATACAGGTCCAGCTGATCCATGCTCTGGCACAGAAAAATGGGGGCGATCCCCTCCGCATCCCGGTTCTTTTCTGCGGCCTGGGCCAGCATGTCGGGGGAGAGGTCCACCCCGATCATCTCATATCCCCGCAGGGACAGCTCGCGGGTGAGGGAGCCGGTGCCGCAGGCCAGATCCAGCACAGTGGAGCCGGGCAGGCCCGCCCGTTCAAAGTGGCGCTGGATGTATTCGGCCCAGGCGGCGTAGTCCACATCGGTGGTGAACTCATCGTAGCAGCCGGCCAGAAATCCATAGCTGTTCATTCCTGACGCTCCTTCAGACGGGGGATGACGGCCTGATAGCCATCGGCGCCGTAGTGAAGACAGCGGTTGACGCGGCTGATGGTGGCGCTGGAGGCGCCGGTGCGCTCCAGGATGTCACTGTATATCAGCCCCTGGTCCAGCAGCATGGCTACCTCCATCCGCTGCTCCATGGCTTTCAGCTCGGACACGGTGCACAGGTCCTGAAAAAAGCGGCGGCACTCATCCACGTCCTGTAAAGACACGATGGCTCGGTACAGAGTGTCGCTGGATTCCTTCTCTAAAAATTTAGACATATTGGGTGCTCCTTCTCCAGAGAAAATCTTGCCTCCCGGCGGCCCAACAAGGTCCCGCCGCGCTCTTTTATATTTTAACAGGCTAATCTATGAAAGTAAACGGGGAGTGAAGAAAAAAATCAAAAACCGGCCGCTCAAATGCGGCCTGCGGAGGTTTTGACATGAGCGAACGGGAATATAAAGCGCTGCGCAGTGTACCGGCTTCCACCTGGATGGAGGGCTTTTGTGTGACCAAGCAGATGGAAGAAGCCTGCATGTGCCTCATGAGCGGCGAAGTGTCGGTGACCGCCCAAAGTCAAACCGTCAGCCGAGCGCATAGGTTCCCTCTGTCAGTGGCAAGCTGTCAGCACGGCAAGCGGGACAGTATCGGAACGCCCACAGAAGTATTTGCCGCTGTGGGCGTTGCTTTACCCGTAAAATAGCCATATAGAACCATCAAGGAGGAGTACCATGAGCGAACACAGACCAGCATTGGAACACATCCAGGCGTATGCGGACCATCTTCGGCTGGAAGAAAAAAGCGCCGCCACCGTAGAGAAATATCTGCGGGACGTCCGGGCCTTCGCCCGCTGGCTGGAGGGGCGGGAGATCACCAAGGAGCGGACGGCGGCGTGGAAGACCCATTTGGTGGAGCGGGGCTACGCCCCCGCCAGCGTCAATGCCATGCTCTCCGCCCTGAACAGTCTGCTGGACTTTCTGGGCTTCGGGGACTGCCGGGTGAAGTTTCTCAAGGTCCAGCGGCGAATGTTCCGGGATGACAGCCGGGACCTGACCCGGTCCGACTACAACGCCCTCACCGCTGCGGCAAAGGCGCAGAACAAAACGCGGCTGGCTCTGTTGATGGAGGCCATCTGCGCCACCGGCATCCGGGTCAGCGAGGTGCAGTATATTACCGTGGAGGCGGCCAGAGCGGGCCGGGCGGAGGTCGCCCTGAAAGGCAAGATCCGCACCATCCTCATCCCCAGCAAGCTGTGCCGCAAGCTGCTGAAATACGCCAAACAGCAAAAAACCGCTTCCGGCGAGATCTTTCTCACCAGAAACGGGACGCCCCTCAGCCGCCGTCAGATCTGGGCGGAGATGAAGGGGCTGTGCAAGACGGCGGGGGTCGCGGCCAGCGAGGTCTTTCCCCACAACCTTCGCCATCTGTTCGCCGCGGCCTTTTACCGGGCCAGCCGTGACATCGTGAAGCTGGCGGATGTGCTGGGCCATTCCAGCCTCGAGACCACACGCATCTACCTCCTGACCTCCGGGGCGGAACACCAGCGGCAGCTGGACCGACTGGGACTTGTATCGTAAAGTCGAAATTCTCATTCTGTCTCATTTGCTGTAAATATAAAACTGCCAGAATTACATATTCCATGTAAATATTACCACTTTCTTTTCAAAAGAGCAAGAGCGGGACCTGCTTTTGAGCACAAAAATATGAGCCGCAAAATGGAATATTTTTGCGGCTTTCCTTGCTACGGCTTTTTACCTGTTTTTAGAACAGCAAAAGACGCCTTTCATTCGCTTTATCTCTCTTTGTATGGCCTATACAGCAAATGATGGGACAGAATGAGAATTCTGAAAAGATTGGAGGCGATAAATATTGCGAATGACTCTCTACGACTACTGCGCGGAGCGGGATGAGCTGGTCCTGCTGACCCAGTGGGCACCGGTCAAAAACAGGACGCTGACGCCAAGAGAGGGGTCCTATGGCAGGAGACAGAAGAACTGGCGTACTTACTGGCCCGAGAGGTGGCCGCCCAGTGGTGCGTCCCCCGACCTAACCCCGGAGCACGTGACAGCGGGAAGCCGCCGGATGGCTTGGCGGGAGTGTCCCAACGGTCATATCTGGAAGGCCGCCATTTATTCCAGGGCGGGGCCGCAGAAGTGCGGCTGTTCCCGTCTGCGCCGGGAAAGTCAGCCCAAAACGGCTGGAACGCTGTCGGCGGGCGCTGGAAGAATGGGAATAAAATGGGGCCGGTCAGCTCTAATTCCCGGTCTGGAAAATCGTAACAGGAGGAACGAGAAATGAAAAAACGGATATTGTCAAGTTTCTTATCGCTGGTACTGGTATTATCGCTGATGCCTGTGAGCGCGCTGGCGGCGGAGGGACCGCAGAATGTGGCTCCTGCCGTGGTCACAGAGGAGCCTGGAGAGGTCCACGGTGAGCCTCCGGTGGAGGAGGCGGCCGGGCCGGAAGAGCCGGCCTGCATCTGCGAGTCCCTTTGTACCGGGGAGACCGTGAACACGGACTGCCCCATCTGCACGGCGGACTATACCGCCTGCACCTATGAGGCTCCTGCTGATGAGCAGCAGGAGCCGGCGGGTGAACAGGGAGAACCTGTCGGCCCCACGGCGGAGGAACAGCTTACGGCGCTGATCGCGGCTCTGCCTGACCCAGCTGATATTGATCCGGAGGACGAGGAGCAGGTGGAGAGGATCAGCGACCAAATCTCCGAGATCTACGCCTATGCCGAGGAACACGGCCTTGATGCGGAAAACGATGAAACCATCAATGCCGTGATTATGGCTCTCTACCCTGTGGAATTGCTGGAATATACAGCTGAAGAGGGTACACAAGAAAATCCGTGGGATATTTCCGCTGAGGGCGAGGGAAACAATATCACTGCCTATCTGGAGAAAAACAACGGTGATGAGTCTACTCCCACCTATACGCTTGTCATCTCCGGAAGCGGTGCGATGGCGGATTTTCCTGACGCGGGTCAGGCTCCTTGGTATCTGTATTTTCCTGATAAAGGCGCTCAAACGGCGATTACTGAAATCACAATCGGAAAAGATGTGACCACCATTGGTGCCAATGCCTTTGTCTGGTGCAAAGCT
This window harbors:
- a CDS encoding phage integrase SAM-like domain protein gives rise to the protein MSEHRPALEHIQAYADHLRLEEKSAATVEKYLRDVRAFARWLEGREITKERTAAWKTHLVERGYAPASVNAMLSALNSLLDFLGFGDCRVKFLKVQRRMFRDDSRDLTRSDYNALTAAAKAQNKTRLALLMEAICATGIRVSEVQYITVEAARAGRAEVALKGKIRTILIPSKLCRKLLKYAKQQKTASGEIFLTRNGTPLSRRQIWAEMKGLCKTAGVAASEVFPHNLRHLFAAAFYRASRDIVKLADVLGHSSLETTRIYLLTSGAEHQRQLDRLGLVS